A portion of the Sphingobacterium spiritivorum genome contains these proteins:
- a CDS encoding nitroreductase: protein MSNKNEVIEAIQTRRAVFQANFTDQEVSREDILTILEAANAAPTHKRTQPWRFVIFRKEGLQRLGTELSRIYKTVTPAEKYQEKTEITMGEKATTSNVAIALIVNYTGELPEWEELAATSCAIENLWLAAHSLGLGGYWASPGLINHLGGFLNLEENQKCIGIFYLGHHQTESREPIRTPISEKIRWEE from the coding sequence ATGAGCAATAAGAACGAAGTAATCGAGGCAATACAAACACGCAGAGCAGTTTTTCAAGCCAATTTCACAGATCAGGAAGTAAGCCGTGAAGATATTCTGACGATATTGGAAGCTGCGAACGCTGCACCTACACATAAGAGAACACAACCATGGCGTTTTGTGATCTTCCGCAAGGAAGGATTACAACGTCTGGGTACAGAACTTTCCCGTATTTATAAGACGGTTACACCTGCAGAAAAATATCAGGAAAAAACAGAGATCACCATGGGCGAAAAAGCAACGACTTCCAATGTTGCTATAGCGCTTATTGTCAATTATACAGGCGAACTGCCTGAATGGGAAGAGTTGGCAGCAACATCATGTGCTATAGAAAATCTTTGGCTGGCGGCACATTCTCTTGGATTAGGCGGTTACTGGGCCAGCCCGGGATTAATCAATCACCTGGGAGGATTTTTAAATCTGGAAGAGAATCAGAAATGTATCGGTATCTTTTACCTGGGTCATCACCAAACAGAAAGCAGAGAGCCGATCCGTACACCAATATCAGAAAAGATCCGTTGGGAAGAATAA
- a CDS encoding RNA polymerase sigma factor — translation MTERELLQQYRASGELDVLGKLYAPYMSLLYGVCFKYLNDADRSQDAVMQIFEELIDKLRIHQVDNFKSWLYTFSRNYCLMQLRKDKRVQQVDIEDHLAESEHLLDNSSDQLWDEAHFEKLESCMLTLNPEQERCVRLFYLEQKCYKDIVEETGYDMNKVKSYIQNGKRNLKICMEKK, via the coding sequence ATGACAGAAAGGGAACTTTTACAACAATATCGTGCCAGCGGTGAACTGGATGTATTGGGCAAGTTATATGCTCCTTATATGTCGCTTTTATATGGTGTTTGCTTTAAATACCTGAATGATGCAGATCGTAGTCAGGATGCAGTGATGCAAATATTTGAAGAGCTGATTGATAAATTGAGAATTCATCAGGTGGATAACTTCAAAAGCTGGTTATACACGTTTTCACGGAACTATTGCCTGATGCAACTTCGTAAAGATAAACGTGTGCAGCAGGTGGACATTGAGGATCATCTCGCAGAGAGTGAACATTTGTTAGATAACAGTTCTGACCAGTTATGGGATGAAGCACATTTTGAAAAACTGGAAAGCTGTATGTTAACCCTTAATCCGGAGCAGGAGCGTTGTGTACGGTTATTTTATCTGGAACAAAAGTGTTATAAGGATATCGTAGAAGAAACCGGGTATGATATGAATAAGGTGAAAAGCTACATTCAGAATGGAAAACGCAACCTTAAAATATGTATGGAGAAGAAGTAA
- the pepT gene encoding peptidase T yields the protein MSTFDINSITDFSVSERFQRYVQIDTQSDAESPSCPSTEKQKNLGNLLVNELLSLGITDAAIDENGYVYATIPSNTDKDVPKICFCSHMDTSPDSSGKDVKPLVHSNYQGQDLVLPDDPNIVIKFDQHPDLANQIGNDVITASGTTLLGADDKAGIAEIMDAVRLFMNHPEIKHGDIKILFTPDEEIGRGVDKADLKRLGADYAYTMDGERAGTIEDETFSADGATITIQGVSVHPGFAKGKMQNAVKIAGAIIDALPKDRLSPESTSKKEGFIHPAGVSGTVEKAVIHFIVRDHITSNLKKHEDELEAIAESVIARYPGTTFTMEVKEQYRNMKEVLDQYPQIMEIGMEAIKRGGMTPERRSIRGGTDGSRLSFMGLPCPNVFAGGHAFHGKQEWVSVQDMQKAVITILHIAALWEEKA from the coding sequence ATGAGTACATTTGATATCAATAGCATAACAGATTTTTCGGTCTCCGAAAGATTTCAGCGCTATGTACAGATCGACACCCAATCAGACGCCGAATCACCGAGCTGCCCTTCCACTGAAAAACAAAAAAACCTTGGTAATCTCCTTGTAAATGAGTTGCTGAGCCTTGGTATCACAGATGCGGCAATAGATGAAAATGGCTATGTATATGCTACAATTCCTTCAAACACAGATAAGGATGTTCCTAAGATCTGTTTTTGTTCACATATGGATACTTCTCCTGATTCATCCGGTAAAGATGTAAAGCCCCTGGTGCACAGCAATTATCAGGGTCAGGATCTGGTATTACCGGATGATCCCAACATTGTTATCAAATTTGATCAGCATCCGGATCTTGCCAATCAAATCGGCAATGATGTGATTACAGCAAGCGGAACAACTTTATTGGGAGCAGACGATAAAGCAGGGATCGCTGAGATCATGGATGCTGTACGTCTCTTCATGAATCATCCTGAAATCAAACACGGAGATATCAAGATCTTATTTACACCTGACGAAGAGATTGGCCGCGGGGTAGATAAAGCAGATCTCAAAAGACTGGGAGCTGACTATGCCTATACTATGGATGGTGAGCGTGCCGGAACAATTGAAGATGAAACATTCTCCGCAGATGGTGCTACAATAACAATTCAGGGTGTATCCGTGCATCCGGGATTTGCCAAAGGTAAAATGCAGAATGCTGTCAAAATTGCCGGAGCAATTATCGATGCGCTTCCGAAGGACAGACTTTCTCCTGAAAGCACAAGTAAAAAAGAAGGTTTTATACATCCAGCAGGTGTATCCGGAACAGTAGAAAAAGCGGTTATTCATTTTATCGTTCGCGACCATATCACCTCCAACCTCAAAAAACACGAAGACGAACTGGAGGCAATTGCAGAATCTGTCATTGCCCGATATCCGGGTACTACTTTCACAATGGAAGTAAAAGAACAGTACCGTAATATGAAAGAGGTGCTCGACCAGTATCCGCAGATTATGGAAATCGGCATGGAGGCTATCAAACGAGGTGGCATGACACCTGAAAGAAGAAGTATCCGCGGTGGTACTGACGGATCACGCTTATCGTTTATGGGACTTCCCTGCCCAAATGTATTTGCCGGAGGACATGCTTTTCATGGCAAACAGGAATGGGTATCTGTACAGGATATGCAGAAAGCGGTTATCACTATTCTGCATATTGCAGCACTGTGGGAAGAGAAGGCATAA
- a CDS encoding DUF4197 domain-containing protein, with translation MKKHIYLTLAISLLAGSLTQEAHAQILKKVTKKTNQQQQKDTSASKATLSSTEMNSGLKQALSNGLTSSINSLSAKDGFLGDAAVKILMPPEAQKIEKTLRSVGMGKLCDQFISSLNGAAETAVKEAAPVFANSLSKMTITDAYNILLSGKQDAATTFFKTTTTPELTSKFSPIVEGALGKNNVSTYWTQLTSAYNSLPLSLSKVNTDLNAYVTQKAIDGLFIKVADQELKIRNNLGGTRTTPLLQKVFGWADDKK, from the coding sequence ATGAAAAAACACATTTACCTTACTCTCGCTATATCATTATTAGCCGGGTCACTGACACAAGAGGCTCATGCTCAGATTCTAAAAAAAGTAACAAAAAAAACAAATCAGCAACAACAAAAGGATACTTCTGCGAGCAAGGCAACATTGAGCAGTACGGAAATGAATTCCGGCCTTAAGCAGGCGTTGAGCAATGGTCTGACATCCAGTATAAATTCACTGTCAGCAAAAGATGGTTTTCTAGGTGATGCAGCTGTGAAAATTTTAATGCCTCCAGAAGCACAGAAAATCGAAAAAACACTGCGAAGTGTAGGTATGGGGAAATTATGTGATCAATTTATTTCCAGTCTTAATGGTGCTGCCGAAACAGCAGTCAAAGAAGCTGCTCCGGTATTTGCCAATTCTTTATCCAAAATGACTATTACAGATGCCTACAATATTCTTCTGAGTGGAAAACAGGATGCAGCTACTACATTTTTCAAAACAACGACAACCCCGGAGTTAACCTCCAAATTCAGCCCTATAGTAGAAGGAGCATTAGGAAAAAACAATGTAAGTACTTACTGGACGCAATTAACCTCAGCCTATAACTCTCTTCCTTTATCTCTGTCAAAAGTGAATACAGATCTGAATGCTTATGTCACGCAGAAAGCTATTGATGGTCTTTTTATTAAAGTAGCAGATCAGGAATTAAAAATCAGAAATAATTTGGGTGGTACACGTACTACTCCTCTGCTGCAGAAGGTTTTCGGGTGGGCTGATGACAAAAAATAA
- a CDS encoding YeiH family protein codes for MDNQKIQFSEDWVVVILGLGIIALALSGIIIPTPKFSWSDLPSLQHNVLNSENIMAIIFQFAAVYGTAIVGAVLLSKPLKALLTVFPVVFVLTVFALIAAGNAVVKDYNLEAVIFSLVIGLVISNFFKLPQWFKEALSTELYVKIGLVLLGTTVIFGDILKAGSLGLIQALVVVLSVWYFAFWLCKKLKIDNEMSLMISSAVSICGVSAAIATSGAIKGDSKKLSYVISLVLITAIPMMIFMPYMASWMGLSQEVTGAWLGGSIDTTGAVVASGSLVGEEALKISTIVKFSQNVLLGIAAFAISIYWSYSKSVNEETKQEKPTLKVIWERFPKFVIGFIFASLLFSFVISPEKVDAVKGSLKSLQGLWFALAFTSIGLETNFKDLFKQDNKKPLYAFLIAQTFNVIVTLLIALVLFR; via the coding sequence ATGGACAATCAAAAAATTCAATTTTCAGAAGACTGGGTAGTGGTTATTTTAGGCCTGGGAATCATTGCTTTAGCATTATCAGGGATTATTATTCCAACTCCGAAATTTTCCTGGTCAGACCTGCCATCCCTTCAGCATAATGTCCTGAATTCTGAAAATATTATGGCCATAATATTTCAGTTTGCCGCTGTTTACGGAACTGCAATTGTTGGAGCAGTATTACTGTCTAAACCTTTAAAAGCATTGTTAACTGTATTTCCCGTTGTATTTGTATTGACTGTATTCGCGCTAATTGCTGCAGGTAATGCTGTTGTCAAGGATTATAATCTGGAAGCCGTCATCTTTAGTTTAGTGATAGGGCTGGTGATCAGTAATTTCTTTAAGTTACCGCAGTGGTTTAAAGAAGCATTAAGCACAGAGTTGTATGTGAAGATAGGCCTGGTATTGCTGGGAACTACTGTCATCTTTGGTGATATCCTCAAAGCAGGCTCTTTGGGATTAATACAGGCTCTTGTTGTTGTTCTTTCCGTGTGGTACTTTGCGTTTTGGTTGTGTAAAAAGTTAAAAATAGATAATGAAATGTCTCTGATGATCTCCAGTGCCGTTTCTATTTGTGGTGTTTCAGCAGCGATTGCCACATCCGGAGCGATTAAAGGAGACAGTAAGAAACTATCTTATGTCATCTCATTAGTATTGATCACGGCTATACCGATGATGATTTTTATGCCCTATATGGCCAGCTGGATGGGACTTTCACAGGAAGTAACCGGAGCATGGCTTGGCGGAAGTATCGATACGACGGGTGCTGTGGTTGCATCCGGATCACTGGTCGGAGAGGAAGCTTTGAAAATAAGTACCATCGTTAAGTTTTCACAGAATGTATTGCTGGGGATTGCTGCTTTTGCAATCAGTATTTACTGGAGCTATTCCAAATCAGTCAATGAAGAGACAAAACAGGAAAAGCCTACTTTAAAAGTTATTTGGGAGAGATTTCCCAAATTTGTAATCGGTTTTATTTTTGCATCCTTACTTTTCTCTTTTGTCATCTCACCGGAAAAAGTGGATGCTGTAAAAGGAAGTTTAAAAAGTCTTCAGGGATTATGGTTTGCTCTGGCTTTTACCTCTATAGGTTTAGAAACCAACTTTAAAGATCTTTTTAAACAGGATAATAAAAAACCACTTTACGCATTTCTGATTGCACAGACTTTCAATGTTATAGTTACACTCTTAATTGCTTTAGTGTTATTCCGGTAA